CCCGCAGCTGAACGCGATGGAGGTGTCATGGCCCACCCCGATTCGATGACGAATTCGGAGACGGTCGAAGCCGAGTTGGGCGCCCGCCCGGTCCCGCTCGGCGGTGCGGTGTTCGATCAGGCGCGCGCCGAGGCGGCGGTGCGCGAACTGCTCCACGCGGTCGGGGAGGACCCGGAACGCTGCGGGCTCAGGGACACCCCGGCGCGGGTGGCACGGGCCTACCGGGAGATGTTCGCCGGGCTCTACACCGACCCCGACGACGTGCTCGACACCACCTTCGACGAGCAGCACGACGAGTTGGTGATGGTCAAGGAGATCCCGATGTACTCGATGTGCGAACACCACCTGGTGTCGTTCCACGGGGTCGCCAACGTCGGCTACATCCCCGGCGCCGACGGTCGGGTCACCGGGTTGTCGAAGATCGCCCGGGTGGTCGACCTCTACGCCCGCCGCCCGCAGGTCCAGGAACGGCTGACCGGCCAGATCGCCGACGCGATGATGAACCGGCTGCAGCCGCGCGGGGTGATCGTCGTGGTGGAGGCCGAACACATGTGCATGTCGATGCGCGGCATCCGCAAACCGGGCGCGATCACCACCACCTCGGCGGTGCGCGGCCAGTTCAAGACCGACACCGCGGCGCGGGCGGAAGCGTTGGATCTGATGCTGCGCAAGTGAACTCCGCACCGGTGCAGGTCATGGGCGTGGTGAACGTGACCGACGATTCGTTCTCCGACGGCGGCCGCTACCTGGCGTGCGACCGCGCCGTCGAGCACGGCCTGGCGCTGGCCGCCGACGGCGCGGCGGTCATCGACGTCGGTGGGGAGTCCACCCGTCCCGGCGCCCGCCGAATCGACCCGCGGGTGGAGGCCGCCCGGGTGCTGCCGGTGATCACCGCCCTGGCGCAGCACGGGCTCACCGTCAGCATCGACACCATGCACGCCGCGGTGGCGCGGGCCGCGCTGGGCGCCGGCGCCACCTGGGTCAACGACGTCTCCGGCGGCCAGGCCGACCCGGCGATGACCCCGCTGCTGGTGGAGACCGGCGCGCGGTGGGTGCTGATGCACTGGCGGGCGGTCGCCGCGGCCCACCCGCACCGGGTGCCGCACTACCGGGATGTGGTCGCCGAGGTGCGTGCCGAACTGCTCGCCGGGGTGGACCGGGCGGTGGCCGCCGGGGTCGACCCGGCGAAGCTGATGATCGACCCCGGGCTGGGGTTCGCCAAGACCGCGCGACACAACTGGGCGCTGCTGCACGCGCTGCCGCGCCTGGTGGCCGACGGGGTGCCGGTGCTGGTGGGGGCCTCACGCAAACGGTTCCTCGGCACGCTGCTCGCCGACGCGGCCGGGGTGGCGCGCGCCCCGGACGGCCGCGAGACCGCCACCGCGGTGATCTCGGCGCTGGCCGGCCTGCACGGCGCCTGGGGGGTGCGGGTCCACGATGTGCGCGCCTCGGTCGACGCCCTCAAGGTGGCGGCCGCCTGGAGCCGCGGAACAGCGAAGGACGATGATGGCTGACCGAATCGAGTTGCGCGGCTTGACCGTCCGCGGACACCACGGCGTGTTCGACCACGAACGCGTCGACGGGCAGGACTTCGTCGTCGACATCACCGTCTGGCTGGATCAGTCCGCCGCGGCCGCCGGCGACTCCCTGGCCGAGACCTACGACTACGGGGTGCTCGCCGACCGGGCGGCGGCGATCGTCGCCGGGCCGGCGCGCAACCTGATCGAGACCGTCGCCGCCGAGATCGCCGAGGAGGTCATCGTCGACGCCCGCGTGGACGCGGTGGAGGTCACCGTGCACAAGCCGCAGGCCCCGATCCCGCACACGTTCGCCGACGTCGCGGTGGTGGCCCGTCGGTCCCGCCGCCGACGCGGCCCGGTGGTGCCGGCCGGCGGGGCCCTGTGAGCACCCCCGCCAACCGGAAGGAGCGCAACCGATGACCCGTGTGGTGCTGTCCATCGGATCGAACCTGGGCGACCGGATGGCCCGGCTGCGGTCGGTCCTCGACGGGTTGGGCCCGGCGGTCCGGGCGGTCTCGGGGGTCTATGAGACCGATCCGTGGGGTGGCCTGGATCAAGGGCAGTTCCTCAACGCGGTGCTCGTCGCCGAGGACCCCGCCCGCGACGGGCAGGCCTGGCTGCGCCGCGCCCACGAACTCGAAGACGCCGCCCACCGGGTGCGCGGGGAACGGTGGGGTCCGCGCACCCTCGACGTCGACCTGGTCACCTGCCACGAGACCGCCCCGGACGGCGACACCCTGGTGATCTCGCGCGACGACGGGCTGACGTTGCCCCACCCGCTGGCGCACCTGCGGGCGTTCGTGCTGGTGCCGTGGCTGGCGATCGAGCCGGACGCCGAGCTGATGGTCGCCGGCCGGAACCGGCCGGTGAGCGCCCTGGTCGCCGAACTCGATCCGGCCGAGCGCGCCGCGGTGCGCCGGACCGACCTGTCGCTCGGCGCGCCGCCGGGCGCGGATACGGCGCGGTGATGGGCCCCACCCGCAAACGTGACCTGCTGGCGCTCACCGTCGCCACCGCCGTCGGCGGCTATGTGCTGGTGACCGCGGCCTACCGGTGGTTTCCCCCGATCACGGTCTGGACCGGGGTGTCGCTGGGGGCGGTCGCGGCGGTCGAGGCGGGCTGGGGCCAGTACCTGCGCGGCAAGATCGGCGCCGGCGAGATCGGCCCCGGACCCGGCCGGGTGCATCCGCTGGCGGTGGCCCGCAGCCTGGTGGTCGCCAAGGCCTCGGCGTGGGTGGGGGCGCTGGTGGCGGGCTGGTGGCTGGCGGTGCTGGCGTATCTGCTGCCGCGCCGCAGCTGGCTGCACGTCGCCGCCCAGGACACCGTCGGCACGGCGGTGGCCGTCGTCAGCGCGGTGGCGCTGGTGGTTGCTGCGCTGTGGTTGCAGTATTGCTGCCGTTCGCCGGGGTTGCCGCCCGACCCGGGAGAGGAAGCCGAAAACCAGGCCTGCTGAACGTCGAATGAGAATCGCCCAAGCGTGGCAACACGCTGATTGACCTCGCCCGGGTACAGTCAGGCCATGACCGTTCTGTCCCGCGGCGCTCGGGTCCGGCGCGGCGGCCGCAGGCCGGGCTGGACGTTGCTGACCGCGTTGCTCGTCCTCGCGTTGGGGGCGAGTTCGGCGCTGGTGTTCACCAACCGGGTCGAGTTGCTCAAGCTGGCGGTCGTGCTCGCGTTGTGGGCCGCGGTGGTGGCGGCGTTCGTGTCGGTGATCTACCGGCGGCAAAGCGATGTCGCCCAGGCGCGGGCGCGGGACATGAAACTGGTCTACGACCTCCAACTGGACCGCGAGATCGCGGCGCGCCGCGAATACGAATTGGGCATCGAATCGCAGCTGCGCGCCGAACTCACCGCCGAACTGCGCGCCGAGTCCGCCGACGAGATCGCCGCGCTGCGCGGCGAATTGGCGGCGCTGCGCACCAATTTGGAGATCCTGTTCGATGCCGATCTGGCCCACCGGCCGGCTCTGGAGACCGACCGCGCCACCGTGCACGCCTTCAGCGACCGCGGCGCCGAGACCGGGGGGCCCGCCGAGTGGGGCGCGGCCACCGCCACCCGCGTCGACTCCGACCGGGCCGACGCCAGCCCCACCGCGGAGAACCCGATCATCGACGTCCCCGAGGTGGCCGTGCCCACTGGCGCCGAACCCGCCGCCGAGCCGCCGCCCGCCGCGGCGCCGCGCCACACCGGGGCCCCCGCGGGCGGCAGCCACCGCCGTCGCGCCGAGAGCGCCGAACCGCCCCCGCCCCCGCCGCGGCCCGAGCCGGCCGCGTGGCCGACACCGCCGCCGGCAGCCGAACCGCCGCCGGCGCACCGCCCGTGGGACACCGGCCCGCTGCGCGCGGCGCCGCCGGCGCCCGCCGCGGGCGCCGGTGCCTGGTACCCGCCGCCGGCCGGCCCGGACTGGCAGCCGGTCCCGGCCGAGGGGCAGTGGATACCGCCGGGCGCCCCGGGCAGCCACTGGGCGCCCACCGAGGAGCCGCCGGCCCCCGAGCCGCGCACCGGTCGCCACTACGCGCCGTCGGCCCCCGCCGGCGCGCCGGGGCGGCCCCCGCCGGCGCCCCCGGCCCCCGAGGGCCCGCCGGCGCACGCGCGCCCCGCGCCGGAGCCGGGCTGGCGTTTCGAGGACCACCACGGCGGTGAGGGTCCGGCCCACCGGGGCGCGCCGCCGTATGTGCCGCCGATGCCGACGCGGCCCGAACCGGCCGCCCGCCACCGCGGCGACGAGGAACCCGCCGAACCGGCGAGCCGGCGCAGCGAAGGGCAGTCGGTCGCCGATCTGCTGGCCCGATTCCAGGTCAGCCCCACCGGCGGCGGGGGCCGGCGGCGGCGCAAGGAGGACTGAGCGCAGACCCGGTTCGACGGCCGCGCTAAAATCTGCGGTGACCGTCCGGTACCCGCAGTGCGGGACTGGAACGAACCGACAGGACTTGTGAGGGTCGTCTGCGATGATGCAGTTCGACGGTCTGCGCCCGGCGCGGCTCCAAGTGGGTGTCATCTCCGCTGGTCGGGTGGGGACCGCCCTGGGGGCCGCCCTCGAGGGCGCCGACCATGTGGTGGTGGCGGTGGCCGCGATCTCCGCGGAGTCGCGGCGTCGGGCCCGCACCCGGCTGCCCGACACCCCGGTGCGGCCGGTGCCGGAGGTGGCCGCGGCGGCCGAGCTGCTGATCCTCGCCGTGCCCGACAGCGAACTGACCGCGCTGGTCGCCGGGCTGGCGGCCACCGCGGCGGTGCGCGCCGGCACGATCGTGGCGCACACCTCCGGGGCGCACGGCGTGGGGGTGCTGGCGCCGTTGACCGCCCTCGGCTGCACCCCGCTGGCCGTGCACCCGGCGATGACGTTCACCGGTGCCGACGAGGATCTCGTCCGGCTGCCCGACACCTGTTTCGGGATCACCGCCGGCGACGAGATCGGCTACGCGATCGCGCAGGCGCTGGTGATCGAGATCGGCGGGGAGCCGGTGCGGGTCCCCGAGCACGCCCGCACCCTGTACCACGCGGCGCTGGCGCATGCGGGAAACCACCTGGTCACCGTCGTCGCCGACGCGGTGGCGATGCTGCGCACCGCGCTGGCCGGCACCGAGTTGCTCGGCCAGCACCTCGTCGACGACGCCCCCGGCGGGCTCGCCGAACGGGTGGTCGGGCCGCTGGCGCGCGCCGCGCTGGAGAACACCCTGCAGCGCGGCCAGGCCGCCCTGACCGGCCCGGTCGCCCGCGGCGACGCCGACGCGGTCGCCGCCCACCGTGCCGCGATCGCCGAGAGCGACGCCGCGCTGGCCGAGGCGTACCGGGCCGCGGCGTTGCGCACCGCGCAGCGCGCCGGCGCCGACGAGGCGATGTTTGCGGTGCTCGCCCCGTGAGCACGGCGCCCGCCCCGGCCTTCACCGCCGGTGAGCTCGACGTCTACACCGAGGTCGCCGAGGTCGCCGCGGTCTGCCGGGCGCTGCGGGCCACCGGCCGGCGGGTGATGCTGGTGCCCACCATGGGCGCGTTGCACGACGGGCACCTGGCGCTGGTGCGGGCCGCCGCCCGGGTGCCCGGCGCGGTGGTCGTGGTGTCGATCTTCGTCAACCCGCTGCAGTTCGGGCCCGGCGAAGACCTCGACGGTTATCCGCGCACCCTCGACCACGACCTGGCGGTGCTGCGCGGCGCCGGGGTCGACGCCGCGTTCGCCCCGACCGCCGCCGCGATGTACCCGCACGGCCTGCGCACCACGGTGCATCCGGGCGCCCTGGGCGCGCAGCTGGAGGGCGCGGCGCGCCCGGGGCACTTCGCCGGGATGCTGACCGTGGTGCTCAAGCTGATCCAGATCGTCGGCCCGGACCGGGTGTTCTTCGGGGAGAAGGACTATCAGCAGCTGGTGCTGGTGCGCCAGATGGTCACCGACCTCAACGTCGCCACCGAGATCGTCGGGGTGCCGACCGTGCGGGAGGCCGACGGGCTGGCGATGTCGTCGCGCAACCGTTACCTCGACGCCGAACAGCGTGAGCTGGCGGTCACGCTGTCGGCGGCGCTGGCCGCCGGCCGTGCCGCCGGCGGCGACGGCGGCACGGCGGTCGAGGCCGCCGCGGCCGCGGTGCTGGCCGCACGTCCGGTGATCGACGTCGACTACCTGGTGGTGCGCGACCGGATGCTGGGGCCACCGCCGCGGCACGGCCCGGCCCGGCTGTTGGTGGCCGCACGGTTGGGTCCCACCCGACTCCTGGACAACGTCGCCGTCGAACTCGGCGCCGGATCTGTCGAGTAACCGCAGAAACGTTGGAGGAAAACATGTTACGCACGATGCTGAAATCGAAGATTCACCGCGCCACCGTCACCCAGGCCGACCTGCACTACGTCGGGTCGGTGACGATCGACGCCGATCTCATGGACGCCGCCGACCTGCTCGAAGGTGAGCAGGTCACGATCGTCGACATCGACAACGGCGCGCGGCTGGTCACCTACGCCATCACCGGCGAGCGCGGCAGCGGGGTGATCGGCATCAACGGTGCCGCCGCGCACCTGGTGCACCCGGGGGACCTGGTCATCCTGATCGCCTACGCCACCATGGACGACGCCGAGGCCCGCAGCTACCGACCGCGGGTGGTGTTCGTCGATGCGACCAACACGCCGGCCGACCTCGGCGCGGATCCGGCCTTCGTGCCCGAGTTGGACCTGCCGGGGGCCGCCGAGTTGCTCTCCCCGCGGATGAGCGCGCACTAGCCGTGCTGCTCGCGATCGACGTGCGCAACACCCACACCGTGGTGGGGTTGGTGACCGGCGCCGGCGACCACGCCCGGGTGGTGCAGCGCTGGCGGATCCGCACCGAGGCCGAGATCACCGCCGACGAACTGGCGTTGACCCTCGACGGTCTCATCGGCGACGACGCCGAGCGGCTGACCGGGGCCGCGGCGCTGTCGACGGTGCCGTCGGTGCTGCACGAGGTGCGGATCATGCTCGACCAGTACTGGGCGTCGGTGCCGCAGGTGCTCATCGAACCCGGGGTGCGCACCGGGATCCCGCTGCTGGTGGACAACCCCAAGGAGGTCGGGGCCGACCGGATCGTCAACTGTCTGGCCGCCTACCGGCGGTTCGGCACCGCGGCGATCGTCGTCGACTTCGGCTCGGCGATCTGCGTCGACGCCGTCTCCGCCAAGGGCGAGTTTCTCGGCGGGGCGATCGCCCCGGGTGTGCAGGTGTCCTCCGACGCCGCGGCCGCGCGCTCGGCCGGGCTGCGGCGGGTGGAGCTGACCCGGCCCCGTTCGGTGATCGGCAAGAACACCGTCGAATGCATGCAGTCCGGGGCGGTGTTCGGGTTCGCCGGCCTCGTCGACGGCCTGGTGGGCCAAATCCGCACCGACATCGACGGGTTCGCCGGCGGCGAGGTCGCGGTCGTGGCCACCGGGCACACCGCGCCGCTGCTGCTGCCGGAGTTGCACACCGTCGACCACTGTGAACCCGATCTGACGTTGCACGGGCTGCATCTGGTGTTCGACCGCAACCGCGACGGCCAGCGCCGCGGGCTGAACACCGCCCGCTGAGCGCGCTACTCGCGGAGCGCGCTATTCGCGGATCGCGCGCACCCACTGGATGGTGCCGTTGCTGCTCACCCGCACACCGGTGAAACCGAGACCCTCGACGGTGTCGCCGAGCTCGTCCTCGTCGAAGCCGTGCGCCCCGAACGCCGGCAGCAGCCGCCACAGCCGCACCGCACGTCCGGCGGTGGGCACCATCACCGCGGCCCGCCCGCCCGGGCGCAGCACCCGGTGCATCTCGGCGAGCGCGGCCGCCGGCACGGGCACCAGCTGCAACGCCGCGATCGAGACGACCGCGTCGACGGTGGCCTCGCGCAGCGGCAGCCGCTGGGCGTCGGCGCGCACATACGCGGTCTGCGCCCCGGTGCTGGCCGCGGCGGCGCGGGCGAGCATCGGGGCGGAGACATCCACGCCCAGCGCCAGCCCGTCGGGCCAGACCGCCCGGCCCAGCGCCGGGGTGATCGACCCGGGCCCGCAGCCGACGTCGAGCACGACCTGGCCGGGCTGGAGATCCAGCCAGGCGCTGGGCTGCTGCCACGACGCGAGCAGCCGGCGCGCCGCGGCCTGGGCGACGTCGTAGAGCGCCGAGCCGACCGTCGAGGCCCACACCGCCTGAATCGCTCCGGCGTTGCGCGCCGGGGTGGGCCGGTCGTCGGCGCCGACCGCCTCGAGTGTGGGCCGGAGCAGATCCAGATAGCCGTCGGTGAGCGTCGGGCTGCTCGGCGGGTCGGCGAGCAGCCCCAGGGTTCGGCGCACCGCGGGCGGCAGCGCCGCGCCCGCACCCGGTGTGGACGGCGATGACGGTGGTGCCATGGTGTCTCCTCGGTGGCTGCGATCCCCGCCGGCGGGGCTTGTCCGCAGGTTACGCGCGCCGCGGCGAGCGGGCACCGACGCGGCGGGACGCCCTGAGTAAGCTGGCGGGCCGTGACCTCCGACGATGCCCCCGCCGACCTTGCCCCCGCCGACCCCGCCGCGGTTCCCGAGCAGTTCCGGATCCGGCGGGCCAAACGGGAACGTCTGCTCGCCGACGGCCGCGACCCCTACCCGGTCGAGGTGGGGCGCACCCACACGCTGGCCGAGGTCCGCGCCGCCCATCCCGACCTGCCGGTCGACACCGCCACCGGCGAGCACGTCGGGGTGGCCGGGCGGGTGGTGTTCTCCCGCAACGCGGGCAAACTCTGCTTCGCCACCCTGCAGGAGGGCGACGGCACCCAGTTGCAGGCGATGATCAGCCTGGCCGGGGTCGGCCGGACCGAGCTCGACCGCTGGAAGTCCGACGTCGACCTCGGCGACATCGTGTTCGTCTCCGGCGAGGTGATCAGCTCCCGGCGCGGCGAGCTGTCGGTGCTCGCCGACTCCTGGCAGATGGCGTCGAAGGCGCTGCGGCCGCTGCCGGTCACCCACAAGGACATGAGCGAGGAGCTGCGGGTCCGGCAGCGCTACGTCGACCTGATCGTGCGGCCGCAGGCCCGTAGCGTCGCCCGCCAGCGCATCGCGGTGGTGCGCGCGCTGCGCCACGCGCTGGAACGCCGCGGCTTCGACGAGGTCGAGACCCCGATGCTGCAGGTGCTCGCCGGCGGTGCGGCGGCGCGGCCGTTCGTCACCCACTCCAACGCCCTGGACACCGAGCTGTATCTGCGGATCGCGCCGGAGCTGTTCTTGAAACGCTGCGTCGTCGGCGGATTCGACAAAGTCTTCGAACTGAATCGGGTGTTCCGAAATGAAGGAGTCGATTCCACTCATTCACCGGAATTTTCGATGCTGGAAACGTATCAGGCCTACGGCACCTACGACGATTCGGCGCGCACCACCCGAGAACTCGTTCAAGAGGTCGCCGACGAGGCGATCGGGACCCGCCAAGTGCCCCTTCCCGACGGCAGCACCTATGACATCGACGGCGAATGGGCGTCGATCGAAATGTATCCGTCGCTGTCGGAGGCCCTCGGCGAGGAGATCACACCGGAGACCCCGGCGGCAACACTGTGGGAAATCGCCGATCGCCTCGGGGTCGAAATTCCCACCGACCGGGGTTTCGGGCACGGAAAGCTCATCGAGGAACTCTGGGAACACACCGTGGGCTCCACGTTGAGCGCCCCGACCTTTGTGCGCGACTTCCCGGTGGAGACCACGCCGCTGACCCGCCAGCACCGCAGCAAGCCCGGCGTGACCGAGAAATGGGACCTGTACCTGCGCGGATTCGAGCTCGCCACCGGGTATTCGGAGTTGATCGACCCGGTCGTGCAGCGCGAGCGGTTCGTCGCGCAGGCCCGGGCGGCCGCCGCCGGCGACGACGAGGCGATGGCGCTCGACGAGGATTTCCTCGCCGCCATCGAGTATGCGATGCCGCCGTGTACCGGCACCGGAATGGGTATTGACCGACTGCTGATGGTATTAACGGGATTGTCAATTCGAGAGACGGTATTGTTTCCGATTGTTCGCCGCCACGGGAATTGAATGCGCCCCGCGATCGAGCATTTCTCAATGCGCTATCCTTTCGGGACAACACCATGACGGTGTTTAAACGCCCGGGGGTATGACGAAGGGATTGTGTGCGCTGATGGCGAAAAAGGTTACGGTGACCCTGGTCGACGATTTAGACGGCGCGGCCACCGCCGACGAGACGGTCGAATTCGGTTTGGACGGGGTCTCGTATGAGATCGATCTGTCGACCAAGAATGCCGAGAAGCTGCGCGGTGATCTGCAGAAATGGATCGAATCGGCCCGCCGGGTCGGCGGACGCCGCCGCGGTCGGTCGGCCAGCGGTCGCCGCGGCGCGATCGATCGCGAGCAGAGTGCGGCGATCCGGGAATGGGCGCGCCGCAACGGCCACAACGTCTCGACGCGCGGGCGCATCCCCGCCGAGGTGATCGAGGCGTTTCACGCGGCGAGTTGAGTCCCGCCCGCCGCGGGCGGGTTTTCGCTGGTGGCGAACCGATCGGTGGGCGGAGTCGGGAAGGGTCGGCCCGCCCGCCGCGTTGCTTGCGGGTGGCTGGGCACGTCAGGGGCAGGTCACCGGCGCACGTGACCGGGGCCGCACTGGGGCCCCGCCGGTCGGCGCCGACGGTGCGCGTGCCCTCGCCGGGCACCGTGCGGTAGGAAGCCGGGCCCGCCGCCACTACAGTGGACGGCAGGTGCGCATGCCGACCGTCGTACCTAAATGTAGGGAGAGCAGGTAACCACCGATGTTCGAGAGATTCACCGACCGGGCACGTCGGGTTGTGGTCTTGGCCCAAGAAGAGGCCCGGATGCTCAACCACAATTACATCGGCACCGAGCACATCCTGTTGGGTCTGATCCACGAGGGTGAAGGGGTCGCCGCCAAGTCGCTGGAGTCGCTGGGGATCTCCCTGGAGGGGGTGCGCAGCCAGGTCGAGGAGATCATCGGCCAGGGCCAGCAGGCACCGTCCGGGCACATCCCGTTCACCCCGCGCGCCAAGAAGGTGCTGGAGCTGAGCCTGCGCGAGGCGCTGCAACTCGGCCACAACTACATCGGCACCGAGCACATCCTGCTGGGTCTGATCCGCGAGGGCGAGGGGGTGGCCGCCCAGGTGCTGGTCAAGCTCGGCGCCGAGCTGACCCGGGTGCGCCAGCAGGTCATCCAGCTGCTCTCGGGCTATCAGGGCAAGGAGACCGCCGAGGCCGGCACCGGCGGGCGCGGCGGGGAGTCCGGCTCCCCGTCCACCTCGCTGGTGCTCGACCAGTTCGGCCGCAACCTGACCGCCGCCGCCGCCGACGGCAAGCTCGACCCGGTCATCGGCCGGGAGAAGGAGATCGAGCGGGTCATGCAGGTGCTCTCCCGGCGCACCAAGAACAACCCGGTGCTCATCGGCGAGCCCGGGGTCGGCAAGACCGCCGTGGTCGAGGGCCTCGCGCAGGCCATCGTCAACGGCGAGGTGCCCGAGACGCTCAAGGACAAGCAGCTCTACACCCTGGACCTGGGATCGTTGGTGGCCGGCAGCCGCTACCGCGGTGACTTCGAGGAACGCCTGAAGAAGGTGCTCAAGGAGATCAACACCCGCGGCGACATCATCTTGTTCATCGATGAGCTGCACACGCTGGTCGGCGCCGGCGCCGCCGAGGGGGCGATCGACGCCGCCAGCATCCTCAAACCCAAGCTGGCCCGCGGGGAGCTGCAGACGATCGGTGCGACGACCCTCGATGAGTACCGCAAGTACATCGAGAAGGACGCCGCGCTGGAGCGCCGGTTCCAGCCGGTGCAGGTCGGCGAGCCGTCGGTGGAGCACACCATCGAGATTCTCAAGGGCCTGCGGGACCGCTACGAGGCCCATCACCGGGTGTCGATCACCGACCCGGCGCTGGTGGCCGCGGCGACGTTGGCCGACCGCTACATCAACGATCGGTTCCTGCCGGACAAGGCGATCGACCTGATCGACGAGGCGGGCGCGCGGATGCGGATCCGCCGGATGACCGCGCCGCCGGACCTGCGGGAGTTCGACGAGAAGATCGCCGACGTGCGCCGGGAGAAGGAATCGGCGATCGACGCCCAGGACTTCGAGAAGGCCGCCAGCCTGCGTGACCAGGAGAAGCAACTGGTCGCCCAGCGCGGTGAGCGCGAGAAACAGTGGCGCTCCGGGGATCTCGACGTGGTCGCCGAGGTCGACGACGAACAGATCGCCGAGGTGCTGGGCAACTGGACCGGGATCCCGGTGTTCAAGCTCACCGAGGCCGAGACCACCCGGCTGTTGCGGATGGAAGACGAACTGCACAAGCGGATCATCGGCCAGGACGACGCGGTCAATGCCGTG
This sequence is a window from Mycolicibacillus parakoreensis. Protein-coding genes within it:
- the folE gene encoding GTP cyclohydrolase I FolE, which gives rise to MTNSETVEAELGARPVPLGGAVFDQARAEAAVRELLHAVGEDPERCGLRDTPARVARAYREMFAGLYTDPDDVLDTTFDEQHDELVMVKEIPMYSMCEHHLVSFHGVANVGYIPGADGRVTGLSKIARVVDLYARRPQVQERLTGQIADAMMNRLQPRGVIVVVEAEHMCMSMRGIRKPGAITTTSAVRGQFKTDTAARAEALDLMLRK
- the folP gene encoding dihydropteroate synthase is translated as MNSAPVQVMGVVNVTDDSFSDGGRYLACDRAVEHGLALAADGAAVIDVGGESTRPGARRIDPRVEAARVLPVITALAQHGLTVSIDTMHAAVARAALGAGATWVNDVSGGQADPAMTPLLVETGARWVLMHWRAVAAAHPHRVPHYRDVVAEVRAELLAGVDRAVAAGVDPAKLMIDPGLGFAKTARHNWALLHALPRLVADGVPVLVGASRKRFLGTLLADAAGVARAPDGRETATAVISALAGLHGAWGVRVHDVRASVDALKVAAAWSRGTAKDDDG
- the folB gene encoding dihydroneopterin aldolase, which codes for MADRIELRGLTVRGHHGVFDHERVDGQDFVVDITVWLDQSAAAAGDSLAETYDYGVLADRAAAIVAGPARNLIETVAAEIAEEVIVDARVDAVEVTVHKPQAPIPHTFADVAVVARRSRRRRGPVVPAGGAL
- the folK gene encoding 2-amino-4-hydroxy-6-hydroxymethyldihydropteridine diphosphokinase, with amino-acid sequence MTRVVLSIGSNLGDRMARLRSVLDGLGPAVRAVSGVYETDPWGGLDQGQFLNAVLVAEDPARDGQAWLRRAHELEDAAHRVRGERWGPRTLDVDLVTCHETAPDGDTLVISRDDGLTLPHPLAHLRAFVLVPWLAIEPDAELMVAGRNRPVSALVAELDPAERAAVRRTDLSLGAPPGADTAR
- a CDS encoding DUF3180 domain-containing protein; the protein is MGPTRKRDLLALTVATAVGGYVLVTAAYRWFPPITVWTGVSLGAVAAVEAGWGQYLRGKIGAGEIGPGPGRVHPLAVARSLVVAKASAWVGALVAGWWLAVLAYLLPRRSWLHVAAQDTVGTAVAVVSAVALVVAALWLQYCCRSPGLPPDPGEEAENQAC
- a CDS encoding DUF6779 domain-containing protein, yielding MTVLSRGARVRRGGRRPGWTLLTALLVLALGASSALVFTNRVELLKLAVVLALWAAVVAAFVSVIYRRQSDVAQARARDMKLVYDLQLDREIAARREYELGIESQLRAELTAELRAESADEIAALRGELAALRTNLEILFDADLAHRPALETDRATVHAFSDRGAETGGPAEWGAATATRVDSDRADASPTAENPIIDVPEVAVPTGAEPAAEPPPAAAPRHTGAPAGGSHRRRAESAEPPPPPPRPEPAAWPTPPPAAEPPPAHRPWDTGPLRAAPPAPAAGAGAWYPPPAGPDWQPVPAEGQWIPPGAPGSHWAPTEEPPAPEPRTGRHYAPSAPAGAPGRPPPAPPAPEGPPAHARPAPEPGWRFEDHHGGEGPAHRGAPPYVPPMPTRPEPAARHRGDEEPAEPASRRSEGQSVADLLARFQVSPTGGGGRRRRKED
- a CDS encoding Rossmann-like and DUF2520 domain-containing protein — its product is MMQFDGLRPARLQVGVISAGRVGTALGAALEGADHVVVAVAAISAESRRRARTRLPDTPVRPVPEVAAAAELLILAVPDSELTALVAGLAATAAVRAGTIVAHTSGAHGVGVLAPLTALGCTPLAVHPAMTFTGADEDLVRLPDTCFGITAGDEIGYAIAQALVIEIGGEPVRVPEHARTLYHAALAHAGNHLVTVVADAVAMLRTALAGTELLGQHLVDDAPGGLAERVVGPLARAALENTLQRGQAALTGPVARGDADAVAAHRAAIAESDAALAEAYRAAALRTAQRAGADEAMFAVLAP
- the panC gene encoding pantoate--beta-alanine ligase, which translates into the protein MSTAPAPAFTAGELDVYTEVAEVAAVCRALRATGRRVMLVPTMGALHDGHLALVRAAARVPGAVVVVSIFVNPLQFGPGEDLDGYPRTLDHDLAVLRGAGVDAAFAPTAAAMYPHGLRTTVHPGALGAQLEGAARPGHFAGMLTVVLKLIQIVGPDRVFFGEKDYQQLVLVRQMVTDLNVATEIVGVPTVREADGLAMSSRNRYLDAEQRELAVTLSAALAAGRAAGGDGGTAVEAAAAAVLAARPVIDVDYLVVRDRMLGPPPRHGPARLLVAARLGPTRLLDNVAVELGAGSVE
- the panD gene encoding aspartate 1-decarboxylase, with product MLRTMLKSKIHRATVTQADLHYVGSVTIDADLMDAADLLEGEQVTIVDIDNGARLVTYAITGERGSGVIGINGAAAHLVHPGDLVILIAYATMDDAEARSYRPRVVFVDATNTPADLGADPAFVPELDLPGAAELLSPRMSAH
- a CDS encoding type III pantothenate kinase, with the protein product MLLAIDVRNTHTVVGLVTGAGDHARVVQRWRIRTEAEITADELALTLDGLIGDDAERLTGAAALSTVPSVLHEVRIMLDQYWASVPQVLIEPGVRTGIPLLVDNPKEVGADRIVNCLAAYRRFGTAAIVVDFGSAICVDAVSAKGEFLGGAIAPGVQVSSDAAAARSAGLRRVELTRPRSVIGKNTVECMQSGAVFGFAGLVDGLVGQIRTDIDGFAGGEVAVVATGHTAPLLLPELHTVDHCEPDLTLHGLHLVFDRNRDGQRRGLNTAR
- a CDS encoding methyltransferase domain-containing protein, whose translation is MAPPSSPSTPGAGAALPPAVRRTLGLLADPPSSPTLTDGYLDLLRPTLEAVGADDRPTPARNAGAIQAVWASTVGSALYDVAQAAARRLLASWQQPSAWLDLQPGQVVLDVGCGPGSITPALGRAVWPDGLALGVDVSAPMLARAAAASTGAQTAYVRADAQRLPLREATVDAVVSIAALQLVPVPAAALAEMHRVLRPGGRAAVMVPTAGRAVRLWRLLPAFGAHGFDEDELGDTVEGLGFTGVRVSSNGTIQWVRAIRE